A DNA window from Guyparkeria halophila contains the following coding sequences:
- a CDS encoding LysR family transcriptional regulator — translation MDDFRTWHWLETVIELGGLKPASERLHRTPSTISHAIKQLERRIGVTLVETRARRIQLTEAGSILLEHMRPLIRELEGVRGVIEQFRDTGASVMRLAVDQVFPHDRLIQAMERFSTDFPHTRLELFETVLGGGPALFRDAEVGIYLGLEPVGDHTGVQVGRVRFVPCVGPGHPLAREVEAMPAGQLLAEGQLRQHRQVVLRDSHPERGANAGWLGAAQRITVDHLHTAVELMRSGLGFGWLPEHQARDESDLTVLPVEEGLCPEAALMLYRQRELMASPAHQCMMESLVDSSLG, via the coding sequence ATGGACGATTTTCGCACCTGGCACTGGCTGGAAACGGTGATTGAGCTCGGCGGGCTCAAGCCGGCCTCGGAACGGCTGCACCGAACCCCGTCGACCATCAGTCACGCTATCAAGCAGCTCGAGCGTCGCATCGGAGTGACACTGGTGGAAACACGGGCACGACGGATTCAACTGACCGAGGCCGGGTCGATCCTGCTCGAACACATGCGCCCACTGATTCGCGAGCTCGAAGGGGTGCGCGGGGTGATCGAACAATTCCGGGACACAGGCGCGTCGGTCATGCGTCTGGCGGTCGATCAGGTCTTTCCCCACGACCGGCTGATTCAGGCGATGGAGCGTTTTTCAACGGATTTCCCGCATACCCGGCTCGAGTTGTTCGAGACGGTGCTCGGGGGTGGGCCTGCCTTGTTCCGGGACGCGGAGGTGGGCATCTACCTGGGGCTTGAACCGGTAGGCGATCACACCGGTGTACAGGTCGGTCGGGTGCGCTTTGTTCCCTGTGTCGGCCCGGGCCACCCCCTGGCCCGGGAAGTCGAGGCCATGCCGGCGGGGCAGCTTCTCGCCGAGGGGCAACTGCGCCAGCATCGGCAGGTCGTGCTGCGCGACTCGCACCCCGAGCGCGGGGCGAATGCCGGCTGGCTAGGCGCGGCACAGCGGATTACGGTTGATCACCTGCACACGGCCGTTGAGCTGATGCGATCGGGGCTGGGTTTCGGCTGGTTGCCGGAACATCAGGCCCGTGATGAGTCGGACCTGACGGTCTTGCCCGTCGAAGAAGGGTTGTGTCCCGAGGCGGCATTAATGCTGTATCGGCAGCGTGAACTGATGGCGAGCCCGGCCCACCAGTGCATGATGGAATCGCTGGTCGATTCGTCACTGGGCTGA
- a CDS encoding transporter family protein — protein MDVTQKEAAGRVNRVPVGLSTLTVCLTLGLAPMTWAANEADNVQQLRSELDDLKQRYVNEVRRLREIDARLMAVQTRLSEAGVAPEGDLETTPESGAQATMSGDAADETARTAPTAEDKREATRRSVDDFLQQEHVAFDRPLVIEAGFEYSRYDRTQLTLNGFLALDAIFLGNIAVDNVASDTFKYTLAARYGLTPRWNIGISAPFIQRYTTYQKGGAGGSAAAFAEVDQTSDLAIGDTTVNLSYRLLPETASRPDVVLTGSVIAPTGREPYGVDWRVIETGEDADGNSFVRFAVPEEQATGNGLWGVGASVSAVKTLDPALLFANFGYTHYISRSFDDLNNDPDTVNPGEVSLGGSWNWGLGLAFALNDRASLSMSYSQQINGKARTKYEGEEWVDLIGSDANSAMFNLGLTYALGKKTTLVTTLGVGLTPDAPDFTLGIRIPYAL, from the coding sequence ATGGATGTAACGCAGAAGGAAGCAGCGGGGCGTGTGAATCGCGTCCCGGTGGGATTGTCGACGCTAACCGTTTGCCTGACCTTGGGCTTGGCGCCGATGACCTGGGCGGCCAACGAGGCCGATAACGTCCAACAATTGCGCTCCGAGCTGGACGATCTCAAGCAGCGCTATGTCAACGAGGTGCGACGATTGCGCGAGATCGACGCGCGCTTGATGGCGGTGCAGACACGCCTGTCCGAGGCGGGGGTTGCCCCGGAGGGTGACCTCGAAACCACGCCAGAGAGTGGCGCCCAGGCCACCATGAGCGGTGACGCGGCCGATGAGACCGCGCGCACCGCTCCAACCGCTGAAGACAAGCGTGAGGCGACGCGGCGCAGCGTCGATGACTTCCTGCAGCAGGAACACGTGGCCTTCGATCGGCCGCTGGTGATCGAGGCCGGCTTCGAGTACAGCCGATATGACCGCACCCAGTTGACGCTCAACGGCTTTCTGGCCCTCGATGCGATCTTCCTGGGCAATATCGCGGTCGACAACGTTGCCTCCGACACCTTCAAGTACACGCTCGCCGCCCGATACGGGCTGACACCGCGCTGGAACATCGGCATTTCGGCGCCGTTCATTCAGCGCTATACCACCTATCAGAAAGGCGGTGCCGGCGGTTCGGCCGCGGCGTTTGCCGAGGTGGATCAGACCAGTGACCTCGCGATCGGTGACACCACGGTCAACCTCAGTTATCGGCTGCTTCCGGAAACGGCCAGTCGGCCCGACGTCGTGCTGACCGGTAGCGTGATCGCGCCGACGGGCCGTGAACCCTATGGCGTCGACTGGCGAGTGATCGAGACGGGCGAGGATGCCGACGGCAACTCCTTCGTCCGTTTTGCGGTGCCTGAAGAACAGGCCACCGGCAACGGTCTTTGGGGTGTCGGTGCGTCGGTCTCGGCGGTCAAGACGCTCGATCCGGCACTGCTGTTCGCCAACTTCGGCTACACGCACTACATTTCGCGCAGTTTTGACGATCTCAACAACGACCCCGATACCGTCAATCCCGGCGAAGTGAGCCTCGGCGGCAGCTGGAACTGGGGCTTGGGCCTGGCATTCGCGCTGAACGATCGCGCCAGCCTGTCGATGTCGTACTCGCAGCAGATCAACGGTAAGGCCCGCACCAAGTACGAGGGGGAAGAGTGGGTCGATCTGATCGGCAGTGACGCCAATTCCGCCATGTTCAATCTCGGTCTTACCTACGCCCTGGGCAAGAAGACCACCCTGGTAACGACCCTCGGTGTCGGCCTGACACCGGATGCGCCGGACTTCACTCTGGGTATCCGCATCCCTTACGCGCTCTGA
- the recC gene encoding exodeoxyribonuclease V subunit gamma: MTDSTDAHAPITPGFIVLQGNRLEGLRDLLVEWLGRAPLAPLEDERILVQSNGMAQWLRLALGRSRGEGGHGGGLGIATAMDLLLPARLQWQCYRAVLGRQNVPPEAPLDKPRLTWRLLRLLRDPSITADPVFETLSHYIDGDEHRAYQLAARLADQFDQYQVYRADWLERWANHEATLPGPLGEAPAVPAGSSWQPALWRAILNDLSDQPPQADEDRVPTGYAGRALVHQAFLEQAARQTECPTDLPRRIVVFGVSALPPQVLEVLGAISRWTQVIFCLQNPCKHYWGDIVEDRHLFKAAYRRITERKIDANLDDHALHQHAHPLLASWGKQGRDLVRLVDEFDQAPDQAPQRAQGGEALNIDLFDDPQPTHLLGQIQADLLDLRPMREIEAEQRRVDPADASLRFTVAHSPLREVEILQDQLLAAFDADPGLRPRDVIVMVPDMADYAAAINAVFGRIDRDDPRYLPFAISDRPERETHPMLRALDTLLHLPEARLTASEVMDLLEVDALRARFGIVADDVALLRHWIETAGIRWGLDAEHRPEFGLPAGIEQNTWRFGLERLLYAYLAGPEDDWEGIVPVEGMDGMSAAVIGPLYTLVDALGRWRHTLAQAHTPQGWADFFAELLATFFDPDAIPPDEDEANPLTTRESASKLRDRVLDATTGWLEDCRSAAFDQPIGIETARSAWLDRLDEHRLNQRFLVGAVNFATLMPMRAIPFRQVYLLGMSDEAYPRRQPAADFDLMSGRYRPGDRSRREDDRYLFLEALLSARDRLWLSWVGRDIRDNHERPASVLINQLRDHIDRGWSVAGRGNQLGNDLEGTTSSTLTTEHPLQPFSRDYFTPGRPELFSYAREWHQVHDAPPPGPNEASAEQGDEASAPSLADLSLLLKKPWRVYLGRHLDVPPRRQISLPEDDEPFALDALGESQLSAQLLDRMVTRLGGQPMETWTPELLEQRLPEWIAGALQHIAGSGQLPLPPFDESLRREHGEAVGRQLRTWAAFQIRYPDTLAAFHPAEHLAGGDEPVLTGEISDIRLGDDGAVRLKLVPGALHKGKELKWHRLVGEWPYHLAAQLSGRPVTTFLISESDAHKETLSERPVAMQPLAPEDAREHLLALIACWHRAISAPLPAEPRTQIAWLTAKDDFKRRSSARAAFEGTTQYDADLTRLWPAFDTLAAQPDFDVIAQGLYLPLARSTRGEHQKALLTEGEA, translated from the coding sequence TTGACTGATTCCACGGACGCCCACGCCCCGATCACGCCCGGCTTTATCGTGCTGCAGGGAAACCGGCTCGAAGGCCTGAGGGATCTGCTGGTCGAATGGCTGGGCCGTGCACCGCTCGCGCCGTTGGAAGACGAGCGCATTCTGGTGCAGAGCAACGGCATGGCGCAGTGGCTGCGGCTGGCCCTCGGCCGCTCCCGTGGCGAAGGCGGGCATGGTGGTGGATTGGGCATTGCCACCGCCATGGACCTGTTGCTACCGGCCCGACTCCAGTGGCAGTGCTACCGGGCGGTGCTGGGCCGCCAAAACGTGCCCCCGGAAGCGCCACTGGACAAACCTCGCCTGACCTGGCGGCTGCTGCGGCTGCTGCGCGATCCGTCGATCACCGCCGATCCGGTCTTCGAGACGTTGTCGCACTACATCGACGGCGACGAACACCGCGCCTACCAGCTCGCCGCCCGTCTGGCCGACCAGTTCGATCAATACCAGGTCTACCGCGCCGACTGGCTCGAGCGCTGGGCCAACCACGAAGCCACCCTGCCCGGTCCATTGGGCGAAGCCCCGGCGGTGCCAGCCGGTTCCAGCTGGCAACCGGCCCTGTGGCGCGCGATCCTGAACGACCTGAGCGATCAGCCGCCCCAAGCCGACGAGGACCGCGTTCCAACCGGGTATGCCGGCCGGGCGCTGGTGCATCAAGCGTTCCTGGAGCAAGCCGCCCGCCAAACCGAATGCCCAACCGATCTGCCACGTCGTATCGTGGTCTTCGGCGTCTCCGCCCTGCCCCCGCAGGTGCTCGAGGTGCTCGGGGCCATCTCGCGCTGGACCCAGGTGATCTTCTGCCTGCAAAACCCCTGCAAGCACTACTGGGGCGACATCGTCGAGGACCGGCACCTGTTCAAGGCCGCGTACCGACGGATCACCGAACGCAAGATCGACGCGAACCTCGATGATCATGCCCTGCACCAGCATGCCCACCCGCTGCTGGCCTCCTGGGGCAAGCAGGGACGCGACCTGGTCCGGCTGGTCGACGAATTCGACCAAGCGCCCGACCAGGCACCCCAGCGGGCGCAAGGCGGCGAAGCGCTCAACATCGACCTGTTCGACGACCCCCAGCCGACGCACCTGCTCGGCCAGATCCAGGCCGACCTGCTCGACCTGCGCCCGATGCGGGAAATCGAGGCCGAGCAACGCCGGGTCGATCCCGCGGATGCCTCGCTGCGATTCACGGTCGCCCACAGCCCGCTGCGGGAAGTGGAAATCCTTCAGGATCAACTGCTGGCGGCCTTCGATGCCGATCCGGGGCTGCGCCCGCGCGACGTGATCGTGATGGTCCCCGACATGGCCGATTACGCTGCGGCGATCAACGCGGTCTTCGGACGTATCGACCGGGACGATCCGCGCTACCTGCCGTTCGCCATCTCCGATCGCCCCGAGCGCGAGACCCACCCGATGCTGCGCGCGCTGGACACACTCCTGCACCTGCCCGAGGCCCGCCTGACGGCGAGCGAGGTGATGGATCTGCTCGAGGTGGACGCGTTGCGGGCGCGCTTCGGTATCGTCGCCGACGATGTCGCCCTGTTGCGCCACTGGATCGAGACCGCGGGTATTCGCTGGGGACTCGATGCCGAGCATCGCCCCGAGTTCGGCCTGCCGGCGGGCATCGAGCAGAACACCTGGCGGTTCGGCCTCGAGCGCCTGCTGTACGCCTATCTCGCCGGCCCGGAAGACGACTGGGAAGGCATCGTGCCGGTGGAGGGGATGGACGGCATGAGCGCGGCGGTGATCGGGCCGCTGTACACGCTGGTCGATGCGCTGGGACGCTGGCGCCATACCCTGGCGCAAGCCCATACCCCCCAGGGTTGGGCCGACTTCTTCGCGGAACTGCTGGCTACATTCTTTGACCCCGACGCCATCCCGCCCGACGAAGACGAGGCCAATCCGCTGACAACACGCGAGTCGGCATCCAAACTGCGCGATCGCGTGCTGGATGCCACCACCGGCTGGCTCGAGGATTGCCGCTCGGCCGCGTTCGATCAGCCCATCGGCATCGAGACCGCCCGCAGCGCCTGGCTCGACCGCCTCGACGAGCACCGCCTCAACCAGCGATTCCTGGTCGGTGCGGTGAACTTCGCCACGCTGATGCCAATGCGCGCCATCCCGTTTCGCCAGGTCTACCTGCTCGGGATGAGCGACGAGGCGTACCCGCGTCGCCAGCCGGCAGCCGACTTCGACCTGATGAGCGGTCGCTACCGCCCCGGCGACCGGTCGCGGCGCGAGGATGATCGCTACCTGTTCCTGGAGGCCCTGCTCTCCGCCCGCGACCGGCTCTGGCTCAGCTGGGTGGGCCGCGATATCCGCGACAACCATGAGCGGCCGGCATCGGTGCTGATCAACCAGTTGCGCGATCACATCGACCGAGGTTGGTCAGTCGCCGGCCGCGGTAATCAACTGGGTAATGACCTAGAGGGCACGACCTCGTCGACACTGACGACCGAACATCCCCTGCAGCCATTCAGTCGCGACTACTTCACCCCGGGACGCCCCGAGCTGTTCAGCTACGCCCGCGAATGGCATCAGGTGCACGATGCCCCGCCACCCGGCCCAAACGAGGCGAGCGCCGAGCAAGGTGACGAGGCGTCCGCGCCCTCACTGGCCGACCTCTCCCTGCTGCTGAAAAAACCCTGGCGGGTCTATCTCGGTCGCCACCTCGATGTGCCGCCACGCCGGCAGATCAGCCTGCCGGAAGACGACGAGCCGTTCGCGCTGGATGCGCTGGGGGAATCGCAACTCAGCGCCCAGCTGCTCGATCGCATGGTTACCCGCCTGGGCGGCCAGCCGATGGAAACATGGACGCCCGAGCTTCTCGAGCAACGTCTGCCCGAGTGGATTGCCGGCGCCCTGCAGCACATCGCCGGGAGCGGCCAGCTGCCCCTGCCGCCCTTCGATGAGTCGCTGCGCCGCGAACACGGCGAGGCGGTCGGCCGACAACTGCGGACCTGGGCGGCCTTCCAGATCCGCTACCCCGATACCCTGGCGGCCTTCCACCCGGCCGAGCACCTTGCTGGGGGTGACGAGCCGGTGCTGACCGGCGAGATCAGCGATATCCGTCTCGGTGACGACGGGGCGGTCCGGCTCAAGCTCGTTCCGGGCGCCTTGCACAAGGGCAAGGAGCTGAAATGGCATCGCCTGGTGGGCGAATGGCCCTACCACCTCGCCGCCCAACTCTCCGGCCGCCCGGTGACCACCTTTCTGATCAGCGAATCCGATGCGCACAAGGAAACGCTCAGCGAACGCCCGGTCGCGATGCAACCACTGGCGCCGGAAGACGCCCGCGAGCACCTGTTGGCCTTGATCGCCTGCTGGCACCGCGCCATCAGCGCGCCCTTGCCGGCCGAGCCACGCACCCAGATCGCCTGGTTGACGGCCAAGGACGATTTCAAGCGTCGAAGTTCAGCGCGGGCGGCCTTCGAGGGCACCACCCAATACGATGCCGACCTGACGCGCCTGTGGCCCGCGTTCGACACCCTCGCGGCGCAGCCCGATTTCGACGTGATCGCCCAGGGTCTCTACCTGCCGCTGGCCCGATCCACCCGCGGCGAACACCAGAAAGCCCTGCTGACCGAGGGAGAGG
- a CDS encoding C39 family peptidase: MLASSITQRIPEPIPVGRRLGWVAMVATALVAMSVSPAQAADIRFAGILPHGQMMEKPVESLLERRYRHVVRQQFDFSCGAAALATLLKHGYGLNLDEATVLAGMWGVSDPEQVRTRGFSLLEMKHYLEKLGYRGRGYEIDLSRLGRINVPTIVLMDVNGYQHFVVLKTVSDGWVHVADPALGNKRYSVDEFIETWPSRTVFAVIGPGFDRQTVLLDRTDIPSSGALHRRSGSGAIPTADLLDFGFTHADLF; encoded by the coding sequence GTGCTGGCATCGTCGATCACGCAACGCATTCCCGAACCCATCCCGGTAGGTCGTCGGTTGGGATGGGTAGCGATGGTGGCCACGGCGCTGGTCGCGATGAGCGTGTCGCCGGCCCAGGCCGCCGACATTCGGTTTGCCGGGATCCTGCCGCACGGCCAGATGATGGAAAAGCCGGTGGAAAGCCTGCTTGAGCGGCGTTATCGCCACGTCGTGCGCCAGCAATTCGATTTCTCCTGTGGCGCAGCGGCGCTCGCCACCCTGCTGAAGCATGGCTATGGCCTCAATCTGGACGAGGCAACGGTACTGGCCGGGATGTGGGGGGTCTCCGACCCCGAACAGGTGCGTACCCGCGGATTTTCGCTGCTGGAGATGAAGCATTACCTCGAAAAACTGGGCTACCGCGGACGGGGCTACGAGATCGATCTCTCCCGTCTGGGGCGAATCAATGTGCCCACGATCGTGTTGATGGATGTCAACGGGTACCAGCATTTCGTGGTGCTCAAGACGGTGTCGGACGGTTGGGTACACGTTGCCGATCCGGCATTGGGCAACAAACGTTATTCGGTCGACGAGTTCATCGAGACCTGGCCGTCCCGCACGGTGTTCGCGGTGATCGGGCCAGGCTTCGATCGGCAGACCGTGCTGCTGGATCGCACCGACATCCCCAGCAGCGGTGCTTTGCATCGGCGCTCGGGCTCGGGGGCGATACCGACGGCCGATTTGCTCGATTTTGGTTTCACGCATGCCGATCTCTTCTGA
- a CDS encoding sigma-54 interaction domain-containing protein, whose product MSRDSCTFRRLPMLSLRGQEAIQEVRRITESFFWEIVGVEDPDQLRRQTKQDSVRVALIDLRGGMQAAMGWLPAFCREFPYLQLVAIIEKAQADNPAHASFLHAYFFDFCFAPIEPTRLTFSIGHAWTMARVADLHAANEAACGVDAVGASELIGQSEAMQAVRRQVHRYAGNHLPVLITGPTGTGKELAARSIHHQSERADEPFVAVNCGALSPNLIQSELFGHEKGAFTGASKRRTGWVEQAHGGTLFLDEIGDLPMDVQVNLLRFLQQGEIQRVGGETTVSVDARIIAATHVDLGRAVLDGTFREDLLFRLDVLPLEMPALADRGADVLELAQHYLAVFCNELGVKRKRLSPATEAAMRTYAWPGNIRELMNRLRRGIVLADGQVVSLPEIKPHHEDHTDFPSLARARERAERQIIAEAIARAGNNVTEAARLLDVSRCTLHRLIRKHDLSIE is encoded by the coding sequence ATGAGTCGTGACAGTTGCACATTCCGGCGCCTGCCGATGCTCAGCTTGCGCGGGCAGGAAGCGATCCAGGAGGTTCGGCGCATAACCGAATCGTTCTTCTGGGAGATCGTCGGTGTCGAGGATCCGGATCAACTACGTCGGCAGACGAAGCAGGATAGCGTCCGTGTGGCGCTGATCGACCTGCGCGGTGGCATGCAGGCGGCGATGGGTTGGTTGCCGGCCTTCTGCCGCGAGTTTCCCTACCTGCAGTTGGTGGCGATCATCGAAAAGGCCCAGGCCGACAACCCCGCCCACGCCAGCTTCCTGCACGCCTACTTCTTCGATTTCTGTTTTGCACCAATCGAACCGACCCGGCTGACCTTCTCGATCGGGCACGCCTGGACCATGGCCCGGGTGGCCGACTTGCATGCCGCGAACGAGGCCGCCTGCGGTGTGGATGCGGTAGGCGCCAGCGAACTGATCGGGCAAAGCGAGGCCATGCAAGCCGTGCGGCGCCAGGTCCACCGTTATGCCGGCAATCACCTGCCGGTACTGATTACCGGGCCCACCGGTACCGGCAAGGAACTCGCTGCCCGCTCGATCCATCACCAATCCGAGCGGGCCGACGAACCGTTCGTTGCGGTGAACTGCGGAGCGCTCAGCCCCAACCTGATCCAGTCGGAGTTGTTCGGTCACGAGAAGGGGGCGTTCACCGGTGCCAGCAAACGCCGCACCGGCTGGGTGGAGCAGGCGCATGGCGGCACCCTGTTTCTCGACGAGATCGGCGATTTGCCGATGGACGTTCAGGTCAATCTGCTGCGATTCCTGCAACAGGGCGAGATCCAGCGCGTCGGCGGTGAGACCACCGTGTCGGTCGATGCTCGCATTATTGCCGCCACCCACGTCGATCTCGGTCGCGCCGTACTCGACGGCACGTTCCGCGAGGATCTTCTGTTTCGACTCGATGTACTTCCCCTGGAGATGCCCGCGCTGGCCGATCGAGGCGCCGACGTACTCGAACTTGCGCAACACTACCTGGCCGTTTTTTGTAATGAGCTCGGGGTCAAGCGAAAGCGCCTGAGTCCGGCGACCGAAGCGGCGATGCGTACCTACGCCTGGCCGGGCAATATTCGCGAACTGATGAACCGGCTGCGGCGCGGTATCGTGCTGGCCGATGGTCAGGTCGTGTCGTTGCCGGAGATCAAGCCCCACCACGAGGATCACACTGACTTTCCCTCCCTGGCACGCGCCAGGGAGCGGGCCGAGCGACAGATAATCGCCGAGGCAATCGCCCGGGCCGGCAACAACGTCACCGAGGCCGCGCGGTTACTGGACGTCTCGCGCTGCACCCTGCATCGCCTGATCCGCAAGCACGACCTGTCGATCGAGTGA